The genomic stretch ggggagacatgcgcttttttacaaaagcattttctagtttcagttGCAGTCAATGGCTCAGCAAGAATTTTGTACGTCTTTGCAAGACCTATTACCCGTTCAGTATGCACACGCTTACTAGATATTTTCCTGTCCCTAATAACAGACTCTCCCGacattctgtttttctttttaaagaaagttgGTATGTTTATATGGACATCTTTTGGTGCAAAAATATCCTGCACATTAAATCCTTTATCCGCCATGACACTGTCATTTCGATCACAAATTCTCACTAAACTACTGCGCTCTACTATTTGACGATCACTTGTAGATCCACCATATGATGGCGACACATAAGACACCAACCCACCTGGAGTACAACCAACAAGAACCTTGACAgtgtttctatttttgtatgtGGAGAAAGTTGCTTGCTGCGCGGTCGGATTTTTAGGTTTCCTTATTGAGCATTCCGTTCCGTCAATTATTACTCTGGTATTTGGGTAATGTCGTCTAAAGCTTGTGGGTGCAAAATACCTATCAAGTTTTTGACTGGGCCAAATGTCTAGTTCACCCCACTGCCTATACATAAAAATAATCCACgtaacaaaaatgttacatatcaCACTTTCTGCTATACCGAACATTCTTGAGAGTTCAAAATTTGTCGTAAGTCTCCGTAGTTTAATGAGAACGAGAAAAAACTGATCAGGAACACTCATATTAGTGACTGAATTATATGCGTAGTTCAGACAGTATGCTGCAGGTCCTAGCGTATTCAACACGAAGAAAAACTTAAGGCCAGAGTAAAAATGAACAGCTTGGTCATCTTTTTCAAAGTTGCATATTGAATACATTGGACATTTAGGTGTCTGTGTTTCCATGTCAATGGTAGTTTTGGCAATAATTTCAGATTGTACACTTTCTTGCTCAAAAGACGCTGGTTCTTCACAAACGACCTCTTCTACTGCAGCGACAAACTCCATCTCCTCGACAGGAACCAGATCGACTTTAGTGGCGAAGTACTGTTCTCTTGCCTCCGATTCCTCCATTTTGTTTGTAATATCTTCAAACAGTTTCCTTCTTTTCACTGCACTTCTTGCATTGTACTGAGCACCCCGTTCTTTTGACAAAGAATGCTTAATGGGACAAGTCCATGAAAATATACTAGGCACAGCGTTTTCTTCAACGACATCTTATGGGATCAGTACCtgaatataaaaagaataaaacaatctgtcaaaattccttcaaaaaaactgatatatttttttgtgcaaatataattatttatcattcagTCACAAGAAATATCACATAATATAGCATATCAAAACACAGTTTGATATCACAGACATATATTTGGGGACTGTGGTGAAGCATTATGACAGAAATAAAAACTATGATAAGC from Mercenaria mercenaria strain notata unplaced genomic scaffold, MADL_Memer_1 contig_3739, whole genome shotgun sequence encodes the following:
- the LOC123549725 gene encoding uncharacterized protein LOC123549725, whose protein sequence is MEESEAREQYFATKVDLVPVEEMEFVAAVEEVVCEEPASFEQESVQSEIIAKTTIDMETQTPKCPMYSICNFEKDDQAVHFYSGLKFFFVLNTLGPAAYCLNYAYNSVTNMSVPDQFFLVLIKLRRLTTNFELSRMFGIAESVICNIFVTWIIFMYRQWGELDIWPSQKLDRYFAPTSFRRHYPNTRVIIDGTECSIRKPKNPTAQQATFSTYKNRNTVKVLVGCTPGGLVSYVSPSYGGSTSDRQIVERSSLVRICDRNDSVMADKGFNVQDIFAPKDVHINIPTFFKKKNRMSGESVIRDRKISSKRVHTERVIGLAKTYKILAEPLTATETRKCFCKKAHVSPNAKSYRQEVNRCQERKSKRH